From a single Oreochromis niloticus isolate F11D_XX linkage group LG3, O_niloticus_UMD_NMBU, whole genome shotgun sequence genomic region:
- the LOC102078423 gene encoding myelin protein P0 codes for MESLGVVLLLTVIPAQTGQDEVQVEAGADATLDCQGLTEGTITVLAWNKRGMNSVYYVFFYREDRPYNTFQHPSFQGRVELGDPQLKGGNMSIILHNTTVNDTGTYECHISYQSGSGRDKRVIPEIISETSLKVVPTGQTHTEGERKEAGSVGLIVGLSLSALVLIAAAGFVIFFVKNLILQRQDSYQPPVELQRV; via the exons ATGGAGTCTCTGGGAGTTGTGCTACTTTTAACCGTAATTCCtgcacagacag GCCAAGATGAGGTTCAAGTGGAGGCTGGAGCTGATGCAACTCTTGACTGCCAGGGTCTCACTGAAGGGACTATCACAGTGTTAGCGTGGAACAAGAGGGGCATGAATTCAGTTTATTATGTCTTCTTCTACCGGGAAGATCGTCCTTACAACACTTTCCAGCATCCCTCGTTCCAAGGTCGAGTGGAGCTGGGAGATCCACAATTGAAAGGTGGAAATATGTCCATCATTCTGCACAACACCACCGTTAATGACACTGGGACATATGAGTGCCACATCTCATATCAGAGTGGCTCAGGACGCGACAAGAGAGTGATCCCTGAGATCATCAGTGAAACCAGCCTGAAGGTTGTTCCCACAG gtcagacacacacagagggtgAAAGGAAGGAGGCAGGATCTGTTGGACTCATTGTTGGTCTGTCACTTTCTGCTTTGGTTCTTATTGCTGCTGCTGGTTTTGTGATCTTTTTTGTGAAAAACTTAATACTTCAGAGACAGGATTCCTACCAGCCTCCTGTTGAACTGCAGCGAGTTTGA